Proteins from one Catenuloplanes atrovinosus genomic window:
- a CDS encoding WXG100 family type VII secretion target, whose translation MRIDAPELFQCGKDIRDIGVAISGAFERIANAWDQLHLGWSGRSEQEAKAFSDTYLAAVTDFFGEEGATAENGGKVGLLSQFAGGLMGAGNAYAQTESSLTAAFRMFGDALLEVGPPDGDRNNYIPDNATWDLPADDGTEHPEGFRDTDAPPVSSNTPERPDSVYSRPWFTRGQEVEGDWTWVETREGPHDLRITVHDGAIWNGVEGPGVEVEWIDDETGEPVDH comes from the coding sequence ATGAGGATCGACGCTCCGGAGCTGTTCCAGTGCGGCAAGGACATCAGGGACATCGGCGTCGCCATCAGCGGCGCGTTCGAGCGGATCGCGAACGCCTGGGACCAGCTGCACCTGGGCTGGTCCGGGCGGAGCGAGCAGGAGGCGAAGGCGTTCTCCGACACGTACCTGGCGGCGGTCACGGACTTCTTCGGTGAGGAGGGCGCGACCGCCGAGAACGGCGGGAAGGTCGGCCTGCTCAGCCAGTTCGCGGGCGGGCTGATGGGGGCCGGCAACGCGTACGCGCAGACGGAGTCCAGCCTGACGGCCGCGTTCCGGATGTTCGGCGACGCGCTGCTGGAGGTGGGCCCACCGGACGGCGACCGGAACAACTACATCCCGGACAACGCGACCTGGGACCTGCCCGCGGACGACGGTACCGAGCACCCGGAGGGGTTCCGCGACACGGACGCGCCACCGGTGTCGTCGAACACGCCGGAGCGGCCGGACAGCGTGTACTCGCGCCCGTGGTTCACCCGCGGCCAGGAGGTCGAGGGCGACTGGACCTGGGTCGAGACCCGCGAGGGCCCGCACGACCTGCGGATCACCGTGCACGACGGCGCGATCTGGAACGGCGTGGAGGGTCCCGGCGTCGAGGTCGAGTGGATCGACGACGAGACCGGCGAGCCCGTCGACCACTGA